From the Lathyrus oleraceus cultivar Zhongwan6 chromosome 4, CAAS_Psat_ZW6_1.0, whole genome shotgun sequence genome, one window contains:
- the LOC127138564 gene encoding histone H4, translating into MSGRGKGGKGLGKGGAKRHRKVLRDNIQGITKPAIRRLARRGGVKRISGLIYEETRGVLKIFLENVIRDAVTYTEHARRKTVTAMDVVYALKRQGRTLYGFGG; encoded by the coding sequence ATGTCAGGAAGAGGCAAAGGAGGAAAGGGTCTTGGAAAGGGAGGAGCCAAACGACACCGTAAAGTTCTCAGAGATAACATTCAGGGAATAACGAAGCCTGCAATTCGTCGTCTCGCAAGACGCGGTGGCGTGAAACGTATCAGCGGTCTAATTTATGAAGAAACTCGCGGTGTTCTCAAGATCTTTCTTGAGAACGTGATTCGCGATGCTGTGACCTACACAGAGCATGCTCGCCGTAAGACTGTTACTGCGATGGATGTTGTTTACGCTCTCAAGAGACAGGGAAGGACTCTCTACGGTTTTGGCGGTTAG
- the LOC127138567 gene encoding histone H4: protein MSGRGKGGKGLGKGGAKRHRKVLRDNIQGITKPAIRRLARRGGVKRISGLIYEETRGVLKIFLENVIRDAVTYTEHARRKTVTAMDVVYALKRQGRTLYGFGG from the coding sequence ATGTCAGGAAGAGGCAAAGGAGGAAAGGGTCTTGGAAAGGGAGGAGCCAAACGACACCGTAAGGTTCTCAGAGATAACATTCAGGGAATAACAAAGCCTGCTATTCGTCGTCTCGCAAGACGCGGTGGCGTGAAACGAATCAGCGGTCTAATTTATGAAGAAACTCGCGGTGTTCTCAAGATCTTTCTTGAGAACGTGATTCGCGATGCTGTGACCTACACCGAGCATGCTCGCCGTAAGACAGTTACTGCGATGGATGTTGTTTACGCTCTCAAGAGACAGGGAAGGACTCTCTACGGATTCGGCGGTTAG